The proteins below come from a single Sander lucioperca isolate FBNREF2018 chromosome 20, SLUC_FBN_1.2, whole genome shotgun sequence genomic window:
- the th2 gene encoding tyrosine hydroxylase 2, translating into MKTENGVQTAGFSGRKQSLIEDARRERSSGSAGSPGPSRYGDSFVFDEKDGRVTLNVLFSLSNEKNAGFFKTGKIFETFEAKLLHIESRPARKPKNSTTDLELFMKCEVHSSDLDAFINSLKRVMDDVRSIPEEKVPWFPQQIKDLNRCNMLITKFDPDMDQVHPGYSDSEYRKRRAFICELASAYKQGDPLPIVEYTAEEVFTWREVYRQLRSIYPGLACRQFMDGLQQLEKECGYGEDRIPQLREVSAFLKEKTGFQLRPVAGLLSARDFLTSLAFRVFQCTQYIRHSSAPMHSPEPDCCHELLGHIPMLADKEFAQFSQEIGLASLGASDEDIQKLSTLYWFTVEFGLCKQNGTVKAYGAGLLSSYGELVYALSNEPEYKPFNPEETAVQSYQDQTYQPVYFVSESFEDAKTKMRRYSASIKRPFAVRYDPFTCSVEVLDQPGKIQNALSQMREELKTLHSALETFSSS; encoded by the exons ATGAAGACGGAGAACGGGGTGCAGACGGCTGGGTTCAGCGGGAGGAAGCAGAGTCTGATCGAGGATGCCCGCAGGGAGCGCAGCAGCGGCTCGGCGGGCTCCCCGGGGCCCTCCCGGTACGGAGACAGCTTCGTGTTCGACGAGAAGGACGGCAGGGTGACTCTGAACGTCCTGTTCTCTCTCAGCAATGAGAAAAACGCCGGATTCTTCAAAACTGGGAAAATATTTGAG ACGTTTGAAGCGAAACTTCTGCACATCGAAAGCCGACCGGCGAGGAAGCCTAAGAACAGCACGACAGACCTGGAGCTGTTCATGAAGTGTGAAGTTCACAGCTCTGACCTGGACGCTTTCATCAACTCACTGAAGAGAGTGATGGACGACGTTCGCTCCATACCAGAGGaaaaag TTCCATGGTTTCCCCAACAGATAAAAGATCTCAACAGATGCAACATGTTAATAACCAAATTTGATCCGGACATGGACCAGGTCCATCCA GGATACAGCGATTCAGAATACAGAAAAAGACGGGCTTTCATATGTGAGCTAGCCTCCGCTTACAAACA GGGGGACCCGTTGCCCATTGTGGAGTACACAGCAGAGGAAGTATTCACATG GAGGGAGGTTTACCGGCAGCTGCGGAGTATTTACCCCGGTCTGGCCTGCAGGCAGTTCATGGACGGGCTGCAGCAGCTAGAGAAAGAGTGTGGCTACGGAGAGGACCGCATCCCTCAGCTCAGAGAGGTTTCTGCCTTCCTGAAAG AGAAAACTGGTTTCCAGCTGCGTCCAGTAGCCGGCCTGCTGTCAGCCAGAGACTTCCTGACCAGTTTGGCCTTCCGGGTGTTTCAGTGCACACAGTACATCCGTCACTCCTCAGCGCCCATGCACTCCCCTGAGCC GGACTGCTGCCATGAACTACTCGGCCATATTCCCATGCTGGCAGATAAAGAATTTGCCCAGTTTTCACAG GAGATTGGACTTGCCTCGCTCGGAGCTTCAGATGAAGACATCCAGAAACTGTCAACA TTATATTGGTTCACTGTGGAGTTTGGCCTCTGCAAGCAGAACGGAACAGTAAAAGCTTACGGCGCCGGACTCCTGTCATCTTACGGAGAGCTAGTT TACGCTCTGTCTAATGAGCCGGAGTACAAGCCGTTTAACCCGGAGGAGACAGCAGTGCAGTCGTACCAGGACCAAACATACCAGCctgtttactttgtgtctgaaAGCTTTGAGGATGCAAAAACTAAGATGAG GAGATACTCTGCAAGCATCAAGCGCCCCTTTGCAGTTCGCTACGACCCCTTTACCTGCAGCGTGGAGGTTCTGGATCAGCCCGGCAAGATCCAAAACGCTCTGAGCCAGATGAGAGAAGAACTGAAGACCCTTCACAGCGCCTTGGAGACATTCAGCTCATCTTAG
- the nup37 gene encoding nucleoporin Nup37, with the protein MQEDSSRSPSYTVACEDYVHVVEFSPFSSGTPASLLAYGGNQYVVVGTCLFQEEDMEIEGVEFNVLRAFHHELRVDALAWSPESRLDRIPTIRFCTAGADRKLRLLTSDLQDRHEVKVMEGHTSYINHLVFEPTEGKQIASVSDDHTCRVWDLDGNESTTLRLGSPGISVCWHPEEAFKLMVAEKKGTIRFYDLVTQQAILSVDCGQSPLMSADWCLTNTIKVGAVAGNDWLIWDITRSSYPQEKRPAHIDKARLFKWSRANENLFATTGCPGKICSQLLIHHLGHPQPVMIGSATVGSGLSWHRTLPLCVIGGDRKLCFWMTEM; encoded by the exons ATGCAGGAGGACTCTAGCCGCAGTCCCAGTTACACTGTGGCATGCGAGGACTATGTTCATGTGGTTGAATTTAGTCCTTTCAGCTCTGGTACCCCTGCTTCTCTTCTGGCCTACGGTGGAAACCAGTATGTGGTAGTGGGCACCTGCCTATTCCAG GAGGAGGATATGGAGATTGAGGGAGTTGAATTCAATGTTCTTCGAGCTTTTCATCATGAATTGCGGGTTGATGCTCTCGCCTGGAGCCCAGAGTCCCGGCTGGACAGGATACCCACAATCAG ATTTTGCACCGCTGGAGCTGACAGAAAGCTACGCCTGCTGACTTCTGATCTTCAGGATAGACATGAAGTAAAG GTGATGGAGGGCCACACCAGCTACATTAACCATTTGGTGTTCGAGCCCACAGAGGGAAAACAAATTGCTTCCGTCAGTGATGATCACACTTGCAG GGTGTGGGACCTGGATGGAAATGAAAGCACTACTCTCAGACTTGGCTCTCCTGGCATCAGTGTGTGCTGGCACCCAGAGGAAGCCTTTAAG TTAATGGTGGCAGAGAAGAAGGGAACAATTCGCTTCTATGACCTGGTGACCCAGCAGGCCATTCTGTCAGTGGACTGTGGTCAGTCACCACTCATGTCAGCGGATTGGTGCCTCACAAACACAATTAAAGTCGGTGCTGTGGCAGGCAACGACTGGCTCATCTGGGACATAACTCGCTCCAG TTATCCTCAGGAAAAAAGACCAGCCCACATAGATAAAGCAAGGTTATTCAA GTGGTCTCGAGCCAACGAAAACCTCTTTGCCACCACTGGATGCCCAGGAAAGATCTGCAGTCAGTTACTCATCCACCATCTTGGCCACCCACAG CCAGTGATGATCGGATCGGCCACAGTAGGATCGGGCCTCAGCTGGCACCGGACGCTCCCGCTGTGTGTGATTGGTGGCGACAGGAAACTTTGCTTCTGGATGACTGAAATGTAG